In a single window of the Sylvia atricapilla isolate bSylAtr1 chromosome 22, bSylAtr1.pri, whole genome shotgun sequence genome:
- the LOC136370635 gene encoding uracil nucleotide/cysteinyl leukotriene receptor-like, which translates to MPNASSGGILGADFLISNGTNSLISNVTNASSGGILGADFLISNGTNFPISNMINASSRGILGADFQHFNGTNSLISNGTNSLISNMPNASSRSILGADFHHLNGTNSLISNMPNSSSGGVLGADFLISNGTNSLISNMINASSGSILGADFHHFNGTNSPIPNTPNSSSGGVSGADLEHSLFAVTYLLVLLLGLAANGLSLSLVSCRVKPLSHSYILLLQLALLDTLFLALLPLHIHSQLLGDTWSFGDTTCRVTKALLCLHTSLSVAFFSCLVLDVWLAALHPFTSIRLKATHYLLAATTLWSAALGAIVPLVLSSKRPRRCFGAFPESWAHPTAPVTVVGLVFGVLLPVSVTVLGLPLAAGGARRSGSRRSRRRALGTISIVLAICALCFLPQQLCQLLQFVLELQGMEQEVLSPRVQRVTEVLGSCSCCLKPILYRFHASSRVWSCPRSLRGKERVFTISGHRFGDPSWDCEPGQGNNKENPRGWKKMIHPRYSQS; encoded by the exons ATGCCAAATGCCAGCTCAGGAGGCATTTTGGGAGCAGATTTCCTAATTTCCAATGGGACAAATTCCCTGATTTCCAATGTCACAAATGCCAGCTCAGGAGGCATTTTGGGAGCAGATTTCCTGATTTCCAACGGCACAAATTTCCCAATTTCCAACATGATAAATGCCAGTTCAAGAGGCATTTTGGGCGcagattttcagcatttcaatgGGACAAATTCCCTAATTTCCAATGGGACAAATTCCCTGATTTCCAACATGCCAAATGccagttcaagaagcattttgGGAGCAGATTTTCATCATTTGAACGGGACAAATTCCCTGATTTCCAACATGCCAAACTCCAGCTCAGGAGGCGTTTTGGGAGCAGATTTCCTAATTTCCAATGGGACAAATTCCCTGATTTCCAACATGATAAATGCCAGTTCAGGAAGCATTTTGGGAGCAGATTTTCATCATTTCAACGGCACAAATTCCCCGATTCCCAACACGCCAAACTCCAGCTCAGGAGGCGTTTCGGGAGCAGACTTGGAGCATTCCCTGTTTGCTGTCACCTacctcctggtcctgctgctggggctggctgccaatggcctgtccctgtccctggtgtcGTGCAGGGTGAAGCCCCTGTCCCACTCCtacatcctgctgctgcagctggcccTGCTGGACACGCTcttcctggccctgctgcctctccacatccattcccagctgctgggcGACACCTGGAGCTTCGGGGACACAACCTGCAGGGTCAccaaggctctgctctgcctgcacacgTCCCTCAGCGTGGCTTTTTTCAGCTGCCTGGTTCTGGACGTgtggctggcagctctgcacccCTTCACCTCCATCCGGCTCAAGGCCACCCATTACCTGCTGGCGGCCACAACGCTGTGGTCGGCGGCTTTGGGTGCCATTGTGCCgctggtgctgagcagcaaAAGGCCGAGGAGGTGTTTTGGGGCTTTCCCTGAGAGCTGggctcaccccacagcccctgtgACCGTCGTGGGGCTGGTTTTTGGGGTGCTGCTCCCCGTTTCGGTCACCGTTTTGGGGTTGCCGCTGGCGGCCGGCGGCGCGCGGCGCAgcgggagcaggaggagcaggaggagagccctgggcaccaTCTCCATCGTGTTGGCCATCTGTGCCCTCTGCtttctgccccagcagctctgccagctgctgcagttcgtgctggagctgcaggggatggagcaggaggtgctgagcCCGAGGGTGCAGAGGGTCACCGAGGTGttgggcagctgcagctgctgcctcaaaCCCATTCTGTACCGTTTCCACGCCTCCAGCAGGGTCTGGAGCTGCCCCCGCAGCCTCAGGGGCAAAGAGAGGGTCTTCACCATCTCTGGCCACCGTTTTGGGGACCCTTCCTGGGACTGTGAACCCGGGCAGGGGAACAACAAGGAGAATCCACGGGGATGGAA AAAAATGATCCACCCCAGGTACAGCCAGAGCTGA
- the INTS11 gene encoding integrator complex subunit 11: protein MHGSLLMKDNSFRLVSPEQALKELGLAEHQLRFTCRVHIQDPRKEHETVLRVYNHLKGILKDYSVQHLPDGSITVESILIQATAHSEDQGTKVLLVSWTYQDEELGSYLTSLLKKGLPQGTP, encoded by the exons agtTTCAGGCTGGTGTCCCCTGAGCAGgccctgaaggagctggggctggcagagcatcAGCTGCGCTTCACCTGCCGCGTGCACATCCAGGACCCGCGCAAGGAGCACGAGACCGTGCTCAGGGTCTACAACCACCTCAAGGg catcCTGAAGGATTACTCCGTGCAGCATCTCCCTGATGGCTCCATCACCGTGGAGTCCATCCTGATCCAGGCCACAGCACACTCAGAGGATCAGGGCACCAAAGTCCTGCTCGTGTCCTGGACTTACCAG gATGAAGAGCTTGGCAGTTACCTGACCTCCCTCCTGAAGAAagggctgccccagggcaccCCCTGA